In Bubalus kerabau isolate K-KA32 ecotype Philippines breed swamp buffalo chromosome 4, PCC_UOA_SB_1v2, whole genome shotgun sequence, one DNA window encodes the following:
- the LOC129649983 gene encoding cytochrome b-c1 complex subunit 7-like — MQDDIIYENDDVKEAIRRLPENFYDDREFHIKRALDMHTRQQILPKLQWTEYEDKFYLEPSLKEVLWERKGREE; from the coding sequence ATGCAAGATGATATAATATACGAGAATGACGATGTAAAAGAGGCAATAAGAAGGCTTCCTGAGAACTTTTATGACGACAGAGAGTTTCACATTAAGAGAGCACTGGACATGCACACAAGGCAGCAGATCCTGCCTAAACTGCAGTGGACAGAATATGAGGATAAATTCTACCTCGAGCCGTCTCTGAAAGAGGTGCTTtgggaaagaaaagggagagaagaatGA